One Paenibacillus sp. FSL W8-0186 genomic window carries:
- a CDS encoding phage holin family protein — MNFLGHVVRFIVSALVLLVVGWIVPQFSVGGFGSALLLALVIALLGWAIEGIFGKRVTPFGRGIVGFLASALVIWLAQFIISGVSVSILGALLAALVIGIIDLFIPIGSPFDAAKNKSDR, encoded by the coding sequence ATGAATTTCCTGGGACACGTCGTTCGCTTTATCGTATCTGCCCTGGTACTGCTCGTCGTTGGCTGGATCGTCCCGCAATTCAGCGTAGGCGGTTTCGGCAGCGCCCTTCTGCTTGCTCTAGTCATCGCGCTTCTGGGCTGGGCTATTGAAGGGATCTTCGGCAAACGGGTTACCCCTTTCGGCCGCGGTATCGTCGGATTTCTCGCCAGCGCTTTGGTCATCTGGCTTGCGCAGTTTATCATCTCGGGTGTATCCGTATCGATTCTCGGAGCGCTGCTGGCCGCTCTCGTCATTGGGATTATCGACCTGTTCATCCCGATCGGCTCGCCGTTCGATGCAGCGAAGAACAAATCAGACCGTTAG
- the pheT gene encoding phenylalanine--tRNA ligase subunit beta, producing the protein MKVSTGWLSEYVSLEQVNIEDLAEQITRSGIEIDAIEDRNKGVTKVVAGYVKSKEKHPDADKLNVCIVDAGQEEDLQIVCGAKNVDAGQMVPVALVGAKLPGGLDIKKAKLRGVLSQGMICSAKELGLNDKLLPKEQQEGILVLPESTEIGTPISQLLGLDDKVLDFDLTPNRSDCLSMLGAAYEVAAILGRDVRLPEPDKNLIEAGEPAKERISVRIDAKGLCSRYAVRYISGVTIGSSPQWMQNRLMAAGIRPINNIVDITNYVMLEYGQPLHAFDADTLQGGVIGVREAKAGEKLVTLDGQERELEAGALLIVDGEDRPVGLAGVMGGLHTEVTENTVNIVLESAKFDGGSVRKTSRNLGLRSEASLRFEKEVDSAAVLPALNRAAELMALYAGGKVHQGIVESVVSEAEDKIIRLSLTKLNAYLGTDISTLETKAIFARLHFECGDSADNVLEVRVPTRRGDITRDVDLIEEVARLYGYDNIPTTAIEGPTTAGGYTKPQALRRALRGLLVHGGLQEVMGYSFIHEGFGPQFPKLGAGGNEVKLAMPMSEDRSVLRMSLIPGLIQIAAYNRNRKQDNLALFEMGSVFLTNEEKLTKQPAEIPVLGLLLAGDREEKRWNASPEKVDFFDLKGVLESIFAYLGISDLVSYEADAPEGFHPGRSASVYLNAPAGKQHLGSLGQLHPELQREHDLEDTYVAELLLEPVYQYAGDTAVYRELPRFPSMQRDIAVVVDADVEAGALLAAIRNAAGELLEELSVFDVYTGSKLGENKKSVALSLVYRHKERTLTDEEIAAVHGQVVSVLEQTFAAELRK; encoded by the coding sequence ATGAAAGTATCAACCGGATGGTTGTCGGAATATGTATCACTGGAGCAAGTCAACATCGAGGATTTGGCGGAGCAAATTACCCGCTCCGGCATTGAGATCGATGCAATTGAGGACCGGAACAAGGGAGTTACGAAAGTAGTTGCCGGTTATGTGAAAAGCAAGGAGAAGCATCCTGATGCGGATAAGCTGAACGTATGTATCGTCGATGCCGGCCAGGAGGAAGACCTGCAGATCGTCTGCGGCGCCAAAAACGTGGATGCCGGCCAAATGGTGCCTGTCGCGCTCGTCGGCGCCAAACTGCCGGGCGGACTGGACATCAAGAAGGCCAAGCTGCGGGGCGTGCTCTCCCAAGGGATGATCTGCTCGGCCAAAGAGCTTGGCCTGAATGACAAGCTGCTGCCGAAGGAGCAGCAGGAGGGCATTCTCGTACTGCCGGAGAGCACCGAAATCGGTACACCGATCTCGCAGCTGCTCGGGCTTGACGATAAGGTGCTTGATTTCGATCTTACGCCGAACAGATCGGACTGCCTGAGCATGCTCGGAGCAGCCTACGAGGTGGCGGCGATTCTTGGCAGGGACGTGAGACTGCCGGAGCCGGACAAGAATCTGATCGAGGCAGGAGAGCCTGCCAAGGAACGGATTTCCGTCAGAATCGACGCGAAAGGGCTGTGCAGCCGCTATGCGGTCAGATATATTTCCGGAGTGACGATCGGCTCCTCCCCGCAATGGATGCAGAATCGTCTGATGGCGGCGGGCATCCGTCCGATCAATAACATTGTGGACATTACGAATTACGTCATGCTGGAATACGGCCAGCCGCTGCATGCTTTTGACGCGGATACCCTTCAAGGCGGCGTAATTGGGGTACGCGAAGCAAAAGCAGGCGAGAAACTGGTCACGCTGGATGGCCAGGAGAGGGAATTGGAAGCGGGCGCCTTGTTGATCGTCGACGGAGAAGATCGGCCGGTCGGCCTCGCCGGAGTCATGGGCGGTCTTCATACGGAGGTTACAGAGAACACGGTAAATATCGTTCTCGAATCGGCTAAATTCGATGGGGGCTCCGTACGCAAAACATCGCGTAATCTGGGACTGCGTTCCGAGGCTTCGCTGCGTTTCGAGAAGGAGGTCGATTCTGCTGCGGTGCTGCCTGCCCTAAATCGGGCGGCTGAATTGATGGCGCTCTATGCCGGGGGCAAGGTGCACCAGGGAATCGTTGAATCCGTCGTCTCAGAGGCGGAGGACAAGATCATTCGTCTCTCCTTGACGAAATTGAATGCGTATTTGGGAACGGATATTTCCACGCTGGAGACCAAGGCGATTTTTGCAAGACTGCATTTCGAGTGCGGGGATTCAGCGGATAATGTGCTGGAGGTTCGCGTGCCGACACGCCGCGGCGATATTACGCGTGACGTGGATCTCATTGAGGAGGTAGCGCGCCTGTATGGCTACGACAACATCCCGACGACAGCAATCGAAGGGCCGACGACGGCTGGCGGGTATACGAAACCACAGGCACTTCGCCGCGCATTGAGAGGTTTGCTCGTACACGGAGGCTTGCAGGAGGTCATGGGATACTCCTTCATCCATGAAGGTTTTGGCCCGCAGTTTCCTAAGCTGGGGGCAGGCGGAAACGAAGTGAAGCTGGCAATGCCGATGAGCGAGGATCGTAGTGTGCTCCGCATGAGTCTTATTCCAGGCCTTATTCAGATTGCCGCCTACAACCGTAATCGCAAGCAGGACAATCTGGCCTTGTTCGAGATGGGCAGCGTCTTCCTGACGAACGAGGAGAAATTAACGAAGCAGCCTGCGGAGATTCCAGTGCTGGGCTTGCTGCTTGCAGGGGATCGCGAAGAGAAGCGTTGGAACGCAAGTCCAGAGAAGGTCGATTTCTTCGATCTCAAGGGTGTGCTGGAGAGCATTTTCGCATATCTTGGAATCAGCGATCTTGTCAGCTACGAAGCGGATGCGCCGGAAGGCTTCCATCCTGGGCGGTCGGCTTCCGTCTATTTAAATGCGCCTGCAGGCAAACAACATCTCGGCTCGCTTGGTCAGCTTCATCCTGAACTGCAGCGTGAGCACGATCTTGAGGATACTTATGTTGCGGAGCTGCTTCTAGAGCCGGTATACCAGTATGCGGGGGATACTGCCGTATACCGCGAGCTGCCTAGATTCCCTTCCATGCAGCGCGACATTGCCGTTGTCGTGGATGCGGACGTAGAGGCGGGAGCTCTTCTGGCCGCTATTCGGAATGCGGCTGGCGAACTGCTGGAAGAACTGAGTGTATTTGACGTCTATACGGGCAGCAAGCTTGGCGAGAACAAGAAGAGCGTCGCCTTGTCTTTGGTATACCGTCACAAAGAGCGCACACTAACCGATGAGGAGATCGCTGCCGTTCATGGCCAAGTCGTGTCGGTGCTTGAGCAAACTTTTGCAGCTGAATTAAGAAAATAG
- a CDS encoding FAD-dependent oxidoreductase, whose product MKLHSGNFAWQNTLPVPPQYETLQHDISCDCLIIGGGVSGALCAYFLAESGIHTVLIDKRKIASGSTLANTGLIQFSNDKTLRSLIHTFGEKQAVRFYQMCREAVSKLFKLSQGLKPEARFLTRNSLYFASTDDDVGMLHQEYETLRKYHFPVEWWDRTHIADRFPFEKPGAIYNDGDGEGNPVAFVHGLIEAASAMGLAVFENTEATGFEFEQHGVLCRAGNYVIRARHVIFATGYETQEFHKERGAYLSSSYVVVTEPAEHFDDWFERCLLWETARPYLYLRTTPDKRILIGGLDEPLPGGKLNESRYLNQGKTLLKKLHELFPGKRELKADYAWGAVFGQSRDGLPFIGTHPSYPCCYFIEGYGGNGTVYSMIAAEMLTDVLLGKDRPDMEWFSLTRTSKPAPAASRLRTRR is encoded by the coding sequence ATGAAGCTGCACAGCGGAAATTTCGCCTGGCAAAATACCTTGCCTGTTCCACCGCAATACGAAACGCTCCAGCACGATATATCCTGCGATTGTCTTATTATTGGCGGAGGAGTCAGCGGGGCGCTGTGCGCCTATTTCCTAGCTGAATCCGGCATCCATACCGTACTGATTGACAAAAGAAAAATAGCATCGGGGAGCACCTTGGCGAACACTGGATTAATACAATTTTCAAATGACAAAACATTGAGATCATTAATCCATACGTTTGGAGAGAAGCAGGCCGTCCGTTTCTATCAAATGTGCCGGGAAGCCGTAAGCAAGCTGTTTAAGCTTAGTCAGGGCCTGAAGCCGGAAGCTCGTTTCCTTACGAGAAACAGCCTGTACTTCGCTAGTACCGATGACGATGTAGGCATGCTGCATCAGGAATATGAAACGCTTCGAAAATACCATTTTCCGGTCGAATGGTGGGACAGAACGCATATTGCAGACCGCTTCCCATTCGAGAAGCCGGGAGCTATTTATAACGATGGAGATGGTGAGGGAAATCCCGTCGCTTTCGTTCATGGGCTGATCGAAGCCGCTTCCGCCATGGGACTGGCCGTCTTCGAGAACACCGAAGCGACCGGCTTTGAATTTGAGCAGCACGGTGTCCTATGCCGTGCTGGGAACTATGTGATCCGGGCACGGCATGTTATTTTTGCAACGGGATATGAGACTCAGGAGTTCCATAAAGAAAGAGGCGCATATTTGTCATCAAGCTATGTGGTGGTCACCGAACCCGCTGAGCATTTTGACGATTGGTTCGAACGCTGCCTTCTTTGGGAAACAGCCCGGCCGTATCTTTATTTGCGGACAACGCCGGACAAGCGCATATTAATCGGCGGCCTCGATGAGCCGCTGCCAGGCGGGAAGCTGAATGAGAGCCGGTATCTGAACCAGGGGAAGACACTGCTGAAGAAGTTGCATGAGCTGTTTCCGGGTAAACGGGAGCTGAAGGCTGATTATGCTTGGGGTGCCGTATTTGGACAAAGCCGGGACGGATTGCCATTCATCGGCACTCACCCGAGTTATCCCTGCTGTTATTTCATCGAGGGCTATGGAGGCAATGGCACGGTATACAGCATGATCGCCGCGGAAATGCTGACCGACGTGCTTCTGGGAAAGGATCGGCCAGACATGGAATGGTTTTCACTGACAAGAACCTCGAAGCCAGCCCCGGCAGCGAGCCGCTTAAGAACCAGGCGCTGA
- a CDS encoding MFS transporter → MKSALDQQCKLLLTVNSLFVLAGALSGTFLNVYLWKFKQDFTMIGWFAFSQQLAIGLTFWIAGKWVKERDKMIILRLGIIISGLFYLLVLATGARMVHYIWPLGILSGIGAGIFWLAFNVVYFEVTDKANRDLFNGWVGVMGSVIGIIGPWLSGWLISVMPGVRGYRVIFTVSLIVYGGGVLLSFRLKKRERGKGYRWLEPVRRLKPGSPWRQAVPASIAYGLREGVFIFMINLLVYISTSSEWKVGQYMLITSLVSLVSYWAAGKWLAIRHRWLEMLIGAFMMTLIVIPLLWKMSYMTLLIFGVGTSLFMPLYIIPMISSVFDLMGRDKTDAEHRVELIVLREISMMVGRLAGIAIFIWLYTRSPHMSTILWLMAGLGAAPLMSWLAMRKLLAA, encoded by the coding sequence ATGAAGAGCGCGCTAGATCAACAATGCAAGCTGCTGTTAACTGTTAATAGTTTATTCGTACTCGCTGGAGCATTGTCCGGCACCTTCCTGAACGTATACTTATGGAAATTCAAGCAGGACTTCACAATGATCGGCTGGTTCGCCTTTAGCCAGCAGTTGGCTATAGGCCTTACGTTCTGGATTGCCGGCAAATGGGTGAAGGAGCGGGATAAAATGATTATTCTGCGGTTGGGGATCATCATTTCTGGACTGTTCTATTTGCTGGTGCTGGCGACCGGCGCTCGAATGGTGCATTATATTTGGCCCCTTGGCATCCTATCCGGCATTGGGGCGGGGATCTTCTGGCTCGCGTTCAACGTCGTTTACTTTGAAGTGACCGACAAGGCTAATCGAGATCTCTTTAACGGTTGGGTAGGTGTTATGGGGTCGGTGATTGGGATCATCGGTCCGTGGCTGTCCGGATGGCTGATTTCAGTGATGCCTGGCGTACGGGGGTACAGAGTTATTTTCACGGTATCGCTGATCGTGTACGGAGGAGGAGTCCTGCTAAGCTTCCGTTTAAAAAAACGGGAGAGGGGCAAGGGGTACCGATGGCTGGAGCCCGTGCGGCGCCTTAAGCCAGGAAGCCCCTGGAGACAGGCCGTTCCCGCGTCGATCGCTTACGGTCTTAGAGAAGGGGTCTTCATATTTATGATTAATTTGCTCGTCTATATTAGCACGTCTTCGGAGTGGAAGGTCGGGCAATATATGCTGATCACTTCCCTGGTATCCTTGGTCAGCTACTGGGCGGCGGGCAAGTGGCTGGCCATACGTCACCGCTGGTTGGAGATGCTGATAGGCGCATTCATGATGACGCTCATCGTCATTCCGCTGCTATGGAAAATGAGCTATATGACCTTGCTTATATTCGGGGTAGGCACCTCGTTGTTCATGCCACTGTACATTATCCCCATGATCTCTTCGGTGTTCGATTTAATGGGTCGGGACAAAACGGATGCCGAGCATCGCGTGGAATTGATCGTTCTGCGCGAAATCAGCATGATGGTCGGGAGATTAGCAGGCATAGCTATCTTTATCTGGCTCTACACCCGTTCCCCGCATATGTCGACGATCTTATGGCTGATGGCCGGTCTAGGGGCCGCTCCGCTGATGAGCTGGCTTGCCATGCGGAAGCTGCTGGCGGCTTAG
- a CDS encoding cytochrome C oxidase subunit II: MKKAIAIMISSMLLVLLAACGGGSSSGAGESNLTPESEIVIEATNFKFDQEEYRVKKDSPVKITFKNVEGNHGIIIPALKLELKGKSQSKVVVPKETGEFEIACSIMCGSGHSGMVSKLIVEE; this comes from the coding sequence ATGAAAAAAGCCATTGCTATTATGATTAGTTCTATGCTATTGGTTCTCCTGGCTGCATGCGGCGGCGGCTCCAGCAGCGGTGCCGGGGAAAGCAATCTGACACCCGAATCGGAAATCGTCATCGAGGCGACAAACTTCAAATTCGATCAGGAGGAATATCGCGTCAAGAAGGATTCTCCGGTGAAAATTACGTTCAAGAACGTTGAAGGCAACCACGGAATCATCATTCCTGCCCTCAAGCTGGAGCTTAAAGGCAAAAGCCAATCCAAAGTCGTTGTTCCTAAAGAAACAGGAGAATTTGAAATCGCCTGCTCTATTATGTGCGGTTCCGGACACTCTGGCATGGTCTCCAAACTGATCGTCGAAGAATAA
- a CDS encoding endonuclease MutS2, which produces MDEKILKTMEYHKIIDMLVKYAQTSLGKMAAERLAPVSDLEEVKRLLQGTDEAFKVDRLKGAPSFGGIVDIMPAVKRARIGGTLNPHELLGIATTLEGSRRVKRYIANIHEEEPVELLFTLTDMLSEQKPLEDQIKRCIDDSAEVLDSASPELAQIRRELRGGEVRIREKLDAMIRSSSVAKMLQDQLITIRGDRFVIPVKAEYRGHFGGIVHDQSGSGATLFIEPESIVAMNNKLRETRLKEEREIEVILQKLTALVGEQAELLSYDSDVLAQLDFIFAKARLAREMKAELPRMNDRGFLKLKKGRHPLIPADQVVPIDVELGNQYTSIIVTGPNTGGKTVTLKTIGLLSLMAMSGLFVPAEDGSQLCVFDAIYADIGDEQSIEQSLSTFSSHMTNIISILRRMTAKSLVLLDEVGAGTDPAEGSALAIAILEHIHSLGCRMVASTHYSELKAYAYERKGVINASMEFDVNTLSPTYRLLVGVPGRSNAFAIAERLGLSEQILDFARGEVKEEDLRVEHMIASLEENRLGAEQERETAQRLRKELEELRKRHEAELDKLTRERDKRIDKAEEEARAIIAKARSEAERIIEDLRKLALEEGASVKEHKLIAARKELEEAEPKRKKSGPARQGNKAPRKIEAGDEVMVYSLNQKGHVVELAGKEALVQLGIMKMKVSLDDLELISASAPSAAKAAQKAVASIKRTRDENVRSELDLRGANLEEALIEVDRFIDEAYLGNLGQIYIIHGKGTGILRTGISEYLRKHKHIKSYRLGNYGEGGTGVTVAELK; this is translated from the coding sequence TTGGATGAGAAAATTTTGAAAACGATGGAATATCATAAAATTATAGATATGCTTGTGAAATATGCTCAGACATCGCTGGGCAAGATGGCAGCGGAACGCCTAGCACCCGTCTCTGACCTTGAAGAAGTCAAACGGCTGCTGCAGGGAACAGACGAAGCCTTTAAGGTGGATCGGCTAAAAGGGGCTCCATCCTTCGGCGGGATTGTCGATATTATGCCTGCCGTAAAGCGGGCGCGGATCGGCGGCACATTGAATCCGCATGAGCTGCTGGGCATCGCGACAACGCTTGAGGGCTCGCGCCGCGTGAAGCGGTATATTGCCAACATCCATGAGGAAGAGCCCGTAGAGCTGCTGTTTACGCTAACCGATATGCTCAGTGAGCAGAAACCGCTCGAGGATCAGATCAAACGTTGTATCGACGATAGCGCGGAGGTGCTGGATTCGGCCAGTCCCGAGCTGGCACAAATACGCCGGGAGCTGCGCGGCGGCGAAGTGCGGATTCGGGAGAAGCTGGATGCGATGATTCGTTCCTCTAGCGTTGCGAAGATGCTGCAGGATCAGCTGATCACAATCCGTGGAGACCGCTTTGTCATTCCCGTGAAAGCGGAGTACCGCGGGCATTTTGGCGGCATTGTCCATGATCAGTCCGGCTCCGGTGCAACCTTGTTCATCGAGCCTGAATCGATCGTAGCCATGAACAACAAGCTGCGGGAGACGAGGCTGAAGGAAGAGCGGGAAATCGAAGTGATTTTACAGAAGCTGACGGCGCTCGTCGGCGAGCAAGCCGAGCTTCTCAGCTACGATAGCGACGTGCTTGCCCAGCTCGACTTCATTTTTGCGAAAGCCCGCCTGGCCAGAGAGATGAAGGCTGAGCTGCCGCGCATGAACGACCGCGGCTTTCTAAAGCTGAAGAAGGGGCGCCACCCGCTTATCCCGGCGGATCAAGTCGTACCTATTGATGTGGAGCTGGGCAACCAGTATACCTCGATCATCGTTACTGGCCCGAATACCGGGGGGAAGACGGTAACTTTGAAAACGATCGGACTGCTGAGCCTGATGGCGATGTCGGGGTTGTTTGTTCCGGCGGAGGATGGCAGCCAGCTCTGCGTGTTTGATGCAATCTATGCCGATATCGGCGATGAGCAGAGCATTGAACAAAGTCTCAGTACGTTTTCCAGCCATATGACGAATATTATTTCCATTTTACGCCGGATGACGGCCAAGAGCCTGGTGCTGCTGGACGAAGTCGGAGCGGGAACCGATCCGGCAGAGGGCTCGGCGCTCGCCATTGCCATTCTGGAGCATATTCATTCGCTAGGATGCCGGATGGTAGCGAGCACGCATTACAGTGAACTCAAAGCCTACGCGTACGAACGCAAAGGTGTCATCAATGCGAGCATGGAATTTGACGTGAACACGCTGAGTCCGACCTACCGGCTGCTTGTTGGAGTGCCTGGGCGAAGCAACGCGTTTGCGATTGCAGAACGCCTGGGATTGTCGGAGCAGATCCTCGATTTTGCCCGCGGTGAAGTCAAGGAAGAGGATTTGCGGGTCGAGCACATGATTGCTTCGCTGGAAGAGAACCGTCTTGGCGCCGAGCAGGAGCGGGAGACGGCGCAGCGGCTGCGCAAAGAGCTCGAGGAGCTGCGGAAGCGGCATGAAGCCGAGCTGGACAAGCTGACGCGTGAACGCGACAAGCGGATTGACAAGGCCGAGGAAGAAGCGAGAGCTATCATAGCCAAGGCGCGCAGCGAAGCCGAGCGGATCATTGAGGACCTACGGAAGCTTGCCCTTGAAGAGGGCGCATCTGTGAAGGAGCATAAGCTGATTGCCGCCAGGAAGGAACTGGAGGAGGCCGAGCCGAAGCGGAAGAAGAGCGGGCCGGCTCGCCAAGGGAATAAAGCCCCGCGCAAAATCGAGGCCGGCGACGAGGTTATGGTCTACAGCCTGAACCAGAAAGGACATGTCGTGGAGCTCGCCGGAAAAGAGGCGCTTGTTCAGCTCGGAATTATGAAGATGAAGGTCAGCCTTGATGATCTGGAGCTTATATCAGCCTCGGCCCCGTCTGCGGCGAAGGCAGCTCAAAAGGCTGTAGCCAGCATCAAGCGTACTCGTGACGAGAACGTGCGCAGCGAACTCGATCTGCGGGGCGCTAACCTGGAGGAAGCGCTGATTGAGGTGGACCGCTTCATTGACGAGGCATATCTCGGCAACCTGGGGCAAATTTACATTATTCACGGTAAAGGAACGGGAATTTTGCGGACGGGAATATCGGAGTATCTCCGCAAGCATAAACATATAAAAAGCTACCGGTTGGGCAATTACGGAGAAGGCGGTACGGGAGTTACGGTAGCCGAGCTGAAATAA
- a CDS encoding DUF350 domain-containing protein has translation MTGNIEPLLEQPFGLMIGYLSIAVMELIVFLSCFELVAKYRCWQEIKQGNLAASIATGGKIFGISNVIRYAAVHSPIYEFMIWSLVGAVLLFAAYILFEFLTPVFRIDEEIAKGNVAVGFIAMSVSVSVSFLIGVCIG, from the coding sequence TTGACAGGAAACATTGAACCGTTGCTGGAGCAGCCGTTCGGGCTGATGATCGGCTATCTATCCATCGCTGTAATGGAATTGATCGTGTTTTTGTCCTGCTTCGAATTGGTGGCCAAGTATCGCTGCTGGCAGGAAATCAAGCAGGGCAACCTGGCGGCATCGATCGCCACGGGCGGCAAAATCTTCGGTATCAGCAACGTCATTCGTTATGCTGCAGTCCATTCCCCGATTTATGAATTCATGATTTGGTCATTGGTCGGGGCCGTATTGCTCTTTGCAGCTTATATTTTGTTTGAATTTTTAACCCCGGTGTTCCGCATCGATGAGGAAATCGCCAAGGGCAATGTCGCTGTTGGATTCATTGCGATGTCTGTATCGGTATCGGTATCTTTTTTGATCGGAGTCTGCATAGGATAA
- a CDS encoding spore coat protein, with protein MTPTSQFQNAHLLPEEDLLNVILADLKRTVREYTTATTESACPSVRQMFTQLTDSTLQLQGQLFQLLSSQNMYTAPSKAIRTEVDKKLQEAQQTQQQLQQFTQQRTAQMSSGSQAPQANMQQNAGNHTYS; from the coding sequence TTGACCCCTACTTCACAATTTCAAAATGCACACCTGCTGCCCGAGGAAGATTTGCTAAATGTCATTTTGGCCGACCTTAAACGGACCGTACGGGAATATACGACAGCGACGACCGAGTCCGCATGCCCTTCCGTTCGGCAAATGTTTACTCAATTGACGGACAGCACGCTGCAGCTCCAAGGACAATTGTTCCAGCTGCTGAGCAGCCAAAATATGTATACGGCACCCTCCAAGGCGATTCGTACGGAGGTTGACAAGAAGCTGCAGGAGGCTCAGCAGACCCAGCAGCAGCTTCAGCAATTTACGCAGCAGCGCACCGCGCAAATGAGCAGCGGCAGCCAGGCGCCGCAAGCCAATATGCAGCAAAATGCAGGAAACCATACTTACAGTTAA